Proteins from one Faecalibacterium sp. I3-3-33 genomic window:
- a CDS encoding NfeD family protein: MQISPILWLAAAVGFLALEASTFNMTSIWFAIGSAAALLCCVFTGSFRVQAVVFLVVSILCLAAFRPLAAKLRLKHTATNGDRNLGREAIVLSPVTAEVPGRVRLDGVDWNARCATPGDTLGPGALCRVTEIHSTLLIVEPVLTESRNRHTTT, encoded by the coding sequence ATGCAGATCTCCCCCATTCTCTGGCTGGCTGCAGCCGTGGGCTTTCTGGCACTGGAGGCCAGTACCTTTAATATGACCTCCATCTGGTTTGCCATCGGCTCTGCCGCCGCATTGCTGTGCTGCGTGTTCACCGGGTCGTTCCGGGTGCAGGCGGTGGTCTTTCTGGTGGTAAGCATCCTGTGCCTTGCAGCCTTCCGCCCGCTGGCGGCAAAGCTACGGCTCAAGCACACCGCCACCAACGGCGACCGCAATCTGGGACGGGAAGCCATCGTGCTTTCCCCTGTCACCGCCGAAGTCCCCGGCCGGGTGCGGCTGGACGGCGTGGACTGGAACGCCCGCTGCGCCACCCCCGGCGACACCCTTGGGCCCGGTGCGCTCTGCCGCGTTACCGAGATCCACAGCACCCTGCTCATCGTAGAGCCTGTTCTGACCGAAAGCCGCAACCGCCACACAACCACCTGA
- a CDS encoding Maf family protein — translation MKSNLILASGSPRRRELLSLYTTDFTVCVSDFDESAVTAPTPAQLVEQLAIGKCLTVAKQHPDAVVIGCDTVVDVDGTVFGKPHDAEDAKRMLRALSGKTHQVHTGVCIAKGDRTEHFVDSCKVTFFPLGEEEIAFYTATPEPYDKAGAYAIQGRAALWLDRIEGDYYTIMGLPVSRTVQLLAHFL, via the coding sequence ATGAAGTCCAATCTTATTTTAGCTTCCGGCAGCCCCCGCAGACGGGAACTGCTCTCCCTGTATACCACTGATTTCACCGTCTGCGTCAGCGATTTTGACGAGAGTGCTGTTACCGCTCCCACCCCGGCGCAGCTGGTGGAGCAGCTGGCTATCGGTAAGTGTCTCACGGTGGCAAAGCAGCACCCGGATGCCGTGGTCATCGGCTGCGACACGGTGGTGGATGTGGACGGCACCGTGTTCGGCAAGCCCCACGACGCAGAGGACGCCAAGCGGATGCTGCGCGCCCTCTCCGGCAAGACCCATCAGGTGCACACCGGTGTGTGCATTGCAAAAGGGGACAGGACAGAGCATTTTGTGGACAGCTGCAAGGTGACCTTTTTCCCGCTGGGGGAGGAGGAGATCGCGTTCTACACCGCCACCCCGGAACCCTACGATAAGGCCGGTGCCTACGCCATTCAGGGGCGCGCAGCCCTGTGGCTGGACCGCATCGAGGGCGACTACTACACCATTATGGGGCTGCCGGTCAGCCGCACCGTACAGCTGCTGGCGCATTTTTTGTGA
- a CDS encoding glycogen/starch/alpha-glucan phosphorylase — MTSKEFGKILQDKLTNEYGVELNVASNQQIYRSLALICRQMMSENHKKFQSKAIGTGTKQVYYLCMEFLMGRSLKMSLFNLGLDEVAKKALADADINLDSIFEEEPDAGLGNGGLGRLAACYLDGMATTDICGTGYSILYEYGIFKQKIVDGWQQERADNWLPGGQVWLKSHPDQAVEIRFDGEIHENWDNGFHYIQHTNYNSVMAIPSDMYVQGYDGKGVAKLRLWQAKAPDFDMSSFSLGNYNTAMSKNANAELISKVLYPNDNHVEGKILRLRQQYFLSAASIGDIVQNHLSSYATLENLPDKVAIQLNDTHPTLAIPEMMRILLDECGFDWDKAFSICQRVFSYTNHTVMAEALEKWNVDIFKMTLPRIYQIVVEMDRRAREELAKAFPGDQGKIDYMALIGDNQVRMANICAYTANSINGVSKLHSEIIKESVFHDYYLFKPNAFKNVTNGIAYRRWLLASNPGLCKLLDETIGDGYKHDASDLTKLNKYADDKTVLKKLNEIKLANKKDFASYLAKSTGQVIDPNSIFDCQVKRMHEYKRQHLNALNIAAQYLYLKENPNADFIPKTYIFGAKAAPGYYMAKQMIRMICKLGDLINNDPAVREKLRVVYLEEYCVSLSEHLMPAAEVSEQISLAGTEASGTGNMKFMLNGAITLGTLDGANVEIADAAGKENELIFGMLTPEVNNLKHVGYHPNAFIMGDDVANSALNFLERGWNGENFHEVTENLRSSDPYMVMADFKDYRRAQADLQKLYADRETWARMSLKNIANSGIFSADRAVLDYARDIWYASPVPMGK, encoded by the coding sequence ATGACATCAAAAGAATTTGGCAAAATTCTTCAGGACAAGCTCACCAATGAGTACGGTGTGGAGCTGAATGTTGCCTCCAACCAGCAGATCTACCGTTCTCTGGCTCTGATTTGCCGTCAGATGATGAGCGAGAACCACAAAAAGTTCCAGTCCAAAGCCATCGGCACCGGCACCAAGCAGGTCTACTACCTCTGCATGGAGTTTTTGATGGGCCGCAGTCTGAAGATGAGCCTGTTCAATCTGGGTCTGGACGAGGTTGCCAAGAAGGCACTGGCTGACGCCGATATCAATCTGGACAGCATTTTTGAGGAAGAGCCCGATGCAGGCCTGGGCAACGGCGGCTTGGGCCGTCTGGCTGCCTGCTATCTGGACGGCATGGCCACCACCGATATCTGCGGCACCGGCTACTCCATCCTGTACGAGTACGGCATCTTCAAGCAGAAGATCGTGGACGGCTGGCAGCAGGAGCGCGCCGACAACTGGCTGCCCGGCGGTCAGGTGTGGCTGAAGAGCCACCCGGATCAGGCCGTGGAGATCCGCTTTGACGGCGAGATCCACGAGAACTGGGACAACGGCTTCCACTACATCCAGCACACCAACTACAACAGCGTCATGGCCATCCCCTCCGATATGTATGTGCAGGGCTACGATGGAAAGGGCGTTGCAAAGCTGCGCCTGTGGCAGGCAAAGGCCCCGGACTTTGATATGTCCAGCTTCTCTCTGGGCAACTACAACACCGCTATGAGCAAGAACGCCAACGCTGAGCTCATTTCCAAGGTGCTGTACCCCAACGATAACCACGTTGAGGGCAAGATCCTGCGCCTGCGTCAGCAGTACTTCCTGTCCGCTGCTTCTATCGGCGATATCGTGCAAAACCACCTGTCCAGCTACGCCACGCTGGAGAACCTGCCCGACAAGGTCGCCATCCAGCTGAACGACACCCACCCCACGCTGGCCATCCCCGAGATGATGCGCATCCTGCTGGACGAGTGCGGCTTTGACTGGGACAAGGCCTTCAGCATCTGCCAGAGGGTGTTCTCCTACACCAACCACACCGTTATGGCCGAGGCTCTGGAGAAGTGGAACGTGGACATCTTCAAGATGACCCTGCCCCGCATCTACCAGATCGTGGTGGAGATGGACCGCCGCGCCCGCGAGGAGCTGGCAAAGGCCTTCCCCGGCGATCAGGGCAAGATCGACTACATGGCACTGATCGGCGACAATCAGGTGCGCATGGCCAACATCTGCGCCTACACCGCCAACAGCATCAACGGCGTTTCCAAGCTGCACAGCGAGATCATCAAGGAGAGCGTTTTCCACGATTACTACCTGTTCAAGCCCAACGCCTTCAAGAACGTGACCAACGGCATTGCATACCGCCGCTGGCTGCTGGCTTCCAACCCCGGCCTGTGCAAGCTGCTGGACGAGACCATCGGCGACGGCTACAAGCACGATGCTTCTGATCTGACCAAGCTGAACAAGTACGCCGATGACAAGACCGTGCTGAAGAAGCTGAATGAGATCAAGCTGGCCAACAAGAAGGACTTTGCAAGCTATCTGGCTAAGAGCACCGGTCAGGTCATCGACCCCAATTCCATCTTTGACTGCCAGGTCAAGCGTATGCACGAGTACAAGCGCCAGCACCTGAATGCGCTGAACATCGCCGCACAGTACCTGTACCTGAAGGAGAACCCCAACGCCGACTTCATCCCCAAGACCTACATCTTCGGCGCAAAGGCTGCTCCCGGCTACTACATGGCAAAGCAGATGATCCGCATGATCTGCAAGCTGGGCGATCTGATCAACAACGACCCCGCCGTGCGCGAGAAGCTGCGCGTGGTCTATCTGGAGGAGTACTGCGTCTCCCTGAGCGAGCACCTGATGCCCGCTGCCGAGGTCTCTGAGCAGATTTCTCTGGCAGGCACCGAGGCTTCCGGTACCGGCAACATGAAGTTCATGCTGAACGGCGCCATCACGCTGGGCACGCTGGACGGCGCAAACGTGGAGATCGCCGATGCTGCCGGCAAGGAGAACGAGCTGATCTTCGGTATGCTGACCCCTGAGGTGAACAACCTGAAGCATGTGGGCTACCACCCCAACGCCTTTATCATGGGCGACGACGTTGCCAACAGCGCCCTGAACTTCCTGGAGCGCGGCTGGAACGGCGAGAACTTCCACGAGGTCACCGAGAACCTGCGCAGCAGCGACCCGTACATGGTCATGGCCGACTTCAAGGACTACCGCCGTGCACAGGCCGACCTGCAGAAGCTGTATGCTGACCGCGAGACTTGGGCCCGCATGAGCCTGAAGAACATTGCCAACAGCGGCATCTTCAGCGCAGACCGCGCCGTGCTGGACTACGCCCGCGATATCTGGTACGCTTCCCCCGTGCCCATGGGCAAGTAA
- a CDS encoding SPFH domain-containing protein has protein sequence MILFFVILALVFVLVLVIVSNIVIVPQSKVYVIERLGSYSDTWSAGLHVKIPFIERIAKKVSLKEQVADFPPQPVITRDNVTMQIDTVVFFQVMDAKLYTYGVNQPIAAIESLSATTLRNIIGEMELDHTLTSRDVINGKITAILDEATDKWGIKVNRVEVKNIIPPREIQEAMEKQMKAEREKRAVILKADGEKQAAITAAEGEKEAAILRADAVKQQRILEAEGEAQAILAVQKANADAIRLLNEAMPSDKVLAIRSLEALAKVANGKATKIIIPSELQNLGGVVPSIKELMTDPKDAE, from the coding sequence ATGATCCTGTTTTTTGTCATCCTTGCGCTTGTTTTTGTTTTGGTGCTGGTCATTGTTTCCAACATCGTCATCGTACCGCAGTCCAAGGTATATGTCATCGAGCGGCTGGGCAGCTACTCCGATACATGGTCTGCCGGCCTGCACGTCAAGATCCCCTTTATTGAGCGCATTGCCAAAAAGGTAAGCCTGAAGGAGCAGGTGGCAGACTTTCCCCCTCAGCCCGTGATCACCCGCGATAACGTGACCATGCAGATCGACACCGTGGTGTTCTTTCAGGTCATGGACGCAAAACTGTACACCTACGGTGTCAACCAGCCCATTGCCGCCATTGAGAGCCTTTCTGCCACCACCCTGCGCAACATCATCGGTGAGATGGAGCTGGACCACACCCTGACCAGCCGCGACGTCATCAACGGCAAGATTACCGCCATCCTTGACGAAGCCACCGACAAGTGGGGCATCAAGGTGAACCGCGTGGAGGTGAAGAACATCATCCCGCCGCGGGAAATTCAGGAAGCCATGGAAAAGCAGATGAAGGCTGAGCGCGAGAAGCGCGCCGTCATCCTGAAGGCAGACGGTGAAAAGCAGGCCGCCATCACCGCCGCCGAGGGCGAAAAGGAGGCCGCTATCCTGCGCGCCGATGCCGTGAAGCAGCAGCGCATTCTGGAGGCTGAGGGTGAGGCACAGGCCATTCTGGCCGTGCAGAAAGCCAACGCCGACGCCATCCGTCTGCTGAACGAGGCTATGCCCAGCGACAAGGTGCTGGCCATCCGCAGCCTTGAGGCGCTGGCGAAGGTTGCCAACGGCAAGGCCACCAAGATCATCATTCCCTCCGAGCTGCAGAATCTGGGCGGCGTTGTGCCCAGCATCAAGGAGCTGATGACTGACCCGAAGGACGCCGAGTAA
- a CDS encoding rod shape-determining protein yields the protein MSFLSKDVGIDLGTANTLVYMKGKGIIMREPSVVAVDTKTDEVRCVGGEAKAVIGRTPGSIVAVRPLKDGVIADFDITANMLENFLKKACGNSMFSRPRVVICIPSGVTEVERRAVREATLKAGARQVSVIEEPMAAAIGAGLPISEPTGSMIVDIGGGTAEIAVISLGGIVASRSVRMAGDMFDQAIIAFIKRKYNLLIGERTAEQIKIEIGSAYVLDPELTMEIKGRNLVDGLPKNIVVHSEDVRGALLECLVKITTAIKETLERTPPELSADIIDRGITLTGGGALLRGLDQLIQSETGIDVHIAEDPLDCVAKGAGAVLDHVDVLHDVLDTDGGHM from the coding sequence ATGAGTTTTCTGTCAAAGGACGTTGGCATTGATCTGGGTACTGCCAATACTCTGGTCTACATGAAGGGCAAGGGCATCATCATGCGCGAGCCCTCGGTCGTGGCGGTGGATACCAAGACCGACGAGGTGCGCTGCGTGGGCGGCGAGGCAAAGGCTGTCATCGGCCGTACCCCCGGCAGCATCGTGGCAGTGCGTCCCCTGAAGGACGGCGTCATCGCCGATTTCGACATCACTGCAAATATGCTGGAAAACTTCCTCAAAAAGGCCTGCGGCAACAGCATGTTCTCCCGTCCCCGGGTGGTCATCTGCATTCCCTCCGGCGTTACCGAGGTGGAGCGCCGCGCAGTGCGCGAGGCTACCCTGAAGGCCGGTGCCCGTCAGGTGTCTGTCATTGAGGAGCCCATGGCTGCTGCCATCGGCGCAGGCCTGCCCATCAGCGAGCCTACCGGCAGCATGATCGTGGATATCGGCGGCGGCACGGCCGAGATCGCCGTCATCTCTCTGGGCGGCATCGTGGCCTCCCGTAGCGTGCGCATGGCCGGTGATATGTTCGATCAGGCCATCATCGCCTTCATCAAGCGCAAGTACAACCTGCTCATCGGTGAGCGTACCGCAGAGCAGATCAAGATCGAGATCGGCTCTGCCTATGTGCTGGACCCGGAGCTGACCATGGAGATCAAGGGCCGCAACCTTGTGGACGGCCTGCCCAAGAACATCGTGGTGCACTCTGAGGATGTGCGCGGCGCGCTGCTGGAGTGTCTGGTCAAGATCACCACTGCCATCAAGGAGACGCTGGAGCGCACCCCGCCGGAACTGAGCGCAGATATCATTGACCGCGGCATCACCCTGACCGGTGGCGGCGCTCTGCTGCGCGGCCTGGATCAGCTGATCCAGAGCGAGACCGGCATTGATGTGCATATTGCGGAGGACCCGCTGGACTGCGTGGCCAAGGGTGCCGGTGCGGTGCTGGATCATGTGGATGTGCTGCACGATGTGCTGGACACCGATGGAGGACATATGTAA
- a CDS encoding glycoside hydrolase family 13 protein gives MSCLFNSYDPYFKQPFGAVRAGQTVHLSLCIPEELGYVDPHLVLQKEGKYDVPVHYRMKFDGQTPHQNHFSVDVVLGDPGLYFYYFDLYTDFRRIVRGADNCGVVSWQEGESWQITVYEPDFQTPECIKGKVFYQIFPDRFCEGIENKPMPFPDRLYQADKHAEPFWQPNETGGHLNEDYFGGDLEGIRIKLPYLREMGVDYLYLNPIFEAHSNHRYNTADYLNVDPLLGTNEEFEVLCREAAKYGIGIVLDGVFSHTGSDSRYFNREGRYGEGGAYRDPNSPYRSWYDFDPKYKGGYRSWWGFETLPEVNEETPSFVEFITGEGGVIDTWLRRGAAGFRLDVADELPDEFIEKIRTAVKRVSPEKFLLGEVWEDATTKFGFDHRRTYLLGKGLDSVMNYPFKNSVLDFVKGKPAQQAANEILSICEHYPAPAINTALNFLSTHDTERALTVIADEPANGRGREWQSGRSVTGEAYEEGMLRLRMAYAIIYTLPGVPCLYYGDEIGMQGYRDPFNRAFFCWDSHEERLRPVLAQLAQLRHSCEAFRTGELRVLRAEGGILHYQRIGKTETAEIIVNRSEHIIVEPLASGKHTEVNPMGFTIVVEENGHNPNHSYYDIQ, from the coding sequence TTGTCTTGTCTGTTCAACAGCTACGACCCCTACTTTAAGCAGCCCTTTGGTGCCGTGCGCGCCGGGCAGACCGTGCACCTGTCCCTGTGCATCCCCGAGGAGCTGGGCTATGTGGACCCGCACCTTGTGCTGCAAAAGGAGGGCAAATACGATGTGCCCGTGCACTACCGCATGAAATTTGACGGTCAGACACCCCACCAGAACCACTTTTCGGTGGATGTTGTGCTGGGCGACCCGGGCTTATACTTCTATTATTTTGATCTGTATACCGACTTCCGCCGCATCGTGCGCGGAGCCGACAACTGCGGCGTAGTCAGCTGGCAGGAGGGCGAAAGCTGGCAGATCACGGTCTACGAGCCGGATTTCCAGACGCCGGAGTGCATCAAGGGCAAGGTGTTCTACCAGATCTTCCCGGACCGGTTCTGTGAGGGCATTGAGAACAAGCCTATGCCCTTCCCGGACCGGCTGTATCAGGCCGACAAGCACGCCGAGCCCTTCTGGCAGCCCAACGAGACCGGCGGCCACCTGAACGAGGACTACTTCGGCGGTGATCTGGAGGGCATCCGCATCAAGCTTCCCTACCTGCGGGAGATGGGCGTGGATTACCTGTACCTGAACCCCATCTTTGAGGCGCACTCCAACCACCGCTACAACACCGCCGACTACCTGAACGTGGACCCGCTGCTGGGCACCAACGAAGAGTTTGAGGTGCTCTGCCGCGAGGCCGCCAAGTACGGCATCGGCATCGTGCTGGACGGTGTGTTCAGCCACACCGGCTCCGACAGCCGGTACTTCAACCGCGAGGGACGCTACGGCGAGGGCGGCGCTTACCGCGACCCCAACTCCCCCTACCGCAGTTGGTACGACTTTGACCCCAAGTACAAGGGCGGCTACCGCAGCTGGTGGGGTTTCGAGACCCTGCCGGAGGTCAACGAGGAGACCCCCTCCTTTGTGGAGTTCATCACCGGCGAGGGCGGCGTCATCGACACATGGCTGCGCCGGGGCGCTGCCGGTTTCCGGCTGGATGTGGCCGACGAGCTGCCGGACGAGTTCATTGAAAAGATCCGCACCGCCGTTAAGCGGGTAAGCCCGGAGAAGTTTTTGCTGGGCGAGGTGTGGGAGGACGCCACAACCAAGTTCGGCTTTGACCACCGCCGCACCTACCTGCTGGGCAAGGGGCTGGACAGCGTGATGAACTACCCCTTCAAGAACTCCGTGCTGGATTTTGTCAAGGGCAAGCCCGCCCAGCAGGCCGCTAACGAGATTCTTTCCATCTGCGAGCACTACCCTGCCCCGGCCATCAACACGGCGCTGAATTTCCTGTCCACCCACGACACCGAGCGCGCCCTGACTGTGATCGCGGACGAGCCTGCCAACGGACGCGGCCGGGAGTGGCAGAGCGGCCGCAGCGTGACCGGCGAAGCCTACGAGGAAGGGATGCTGCGCCTGCGCATGGCGTATGCCATCATCTACACCCTGCCCGGCGTACCCTGCCTGTACTACGGCGATGAGATTGGCATGCAGGGCTACCGCGACCCCTTCAACCGCGCCTTCTTCTGCTGGGACAGCCACGAGGAGCGGCTGCGCCCGGTGCTGGCACAGCTGGCGCAGCTGCGCCACAGCTGCGAAGCCTTCCGCACCGGCGAGCTTCGGGTGCTGCGGGCTGAGGGCGGCATTCTGCACTACCAGCGCATCGGTAAGACCGAGACTGCGGAGATCATCGTGAACCGTTCTGAGCACATCATCGTGGAGCCGCTGGCTTCCGGCAAGCACACCGAGGTAAACCCCATGGGCTTTACCATCGTGGTGGAGGAAAACGGCCATAACCCCAACCACAGCTACTACGATATCCAGTGA
- a CDS encoding cell division protein ZapA — MVNKVRVNIAGTPYAIATTDSEKYILGLAKKLDEDITKLLDTNDNLSVTKAAVFCAMDYLDEYRKSTGSAENMRSQIQDYIADAARAKLAEDKALAENAVLRREAAALREQLAKERQRETRREERAARAAAETAQEQPAPEAPAEESTQTDETN, encoded by the coding sequence ATGGTAAACAAGGTAAGGGTCAACATCGCGGGCACACCGTATGCCATCGCCACCACAGATTCGGAAAAGTACATCCTCGGGCTTGCAAAAAAGCTGGACGAGGACATCACAAAGCTGCTGGACACCAACGATAACCTCTCGGTGACCAAGGCGGCGGTGTTCTGCGCGATGGATTATCTGGACGAATACCGCAAGAGCACCGGCAGCGCAGAGAATATGCGCAGCCAGATCCAGGACTACATTGCAGATGCAGCCCGGGCAAAGCTGGCCGAGGACAAGGCACTGGCGGAAAACGCCGTGCTGCGCCGGGAGGCTGCTGCCCTGCGGGAGCAGCTTGCCAAGGAGCGCCAGCGCGAGACCCGCCGGGAGGAGCGCGCCGCCCGCGCTGCGGCAGAGACTGCACAGGAGCAGCCCGCCCCGGAAGCCCCGGCGGAAGAGAGTACGCAGACGGACGAGACCAATTGA
- a CDS encoding U32 family peptidase — MARIEILAPVGSEEMLRAAVFSGADAVYLGFSGFNARTGAGNFDADSLKEAVRFCHARGVAVHVALNTTVYGTELSALEQAIRAVAASGADAVICQDLAVATLIGKIAPQLPRHGSTQMSVHTLQGALELKELGFTRVVLARELSLPEVEHITKRCGIETECFIHGALCMSVSGQCYMSAFLGGRSGNRGSCAGPCRLPFEANALPEGKPGRLHHLSLKDNSAIDKLDKLQALGVASAKIEGRLRTPEYVAAAVSACLAGREGRAYDRDLLKNAFSRSGFTSGYLDGKIDGTMFGVRSEADAELTKKTLPMLRELYRRERSRVPVQMKLEIEEGGEKLTVADADGNKAFAYGDAEPQPARTDPTESLNRSLAKTGGTPFTAEKITVEMDGGPWFIPGSAVNELRREALDALLKKREVQRPWPTTEEHVAALPQRTLPPRRTLRARFERWEQVPERALDGVEYLILPIAQADRVPREWRAKTLLELPRVMFGALEQDTARRIAATQDAGFAGYEVSNIAHLRLCRGLPMAGGFGLNITNNVAAQFYAEQGLSSLLILPEVKDSDIASIAPARNGKPVPTGVMVYGHMPLMLTRACPLQNIHDCAHCDKTGVLTDRKAKKFPVRCGLGVRTIYNPVPIYMGDKPGALTVDYGVAYFTLESREEAAQILDSIRTHAPFEGDFTRGLYFKGTN, encoded by the coding sequence ATGGCAAGGATCGAGATCTTAGCCCCGGTGGGCAGTGAAGAAATGCTCCGCGCTGCGGTGTTCAGCGGCGCAGACGCGGTATATCTGGGCTTTTCGGGTTTCAACGCCCGCACGGGTGCCGGCAACTTTGACGCAGATAGTCTAAAGGAGGCCGTGCGCTTCTGCCACGCCCGGGGCGTGGCGGTGCACGTTGCGCTGAATACGACTGTGTATGGCACCGAACTGTCGGCGCTGGAACAGGCTATCCGGGCGGTAGCAGCCAGCGGTGCGGATGCAGTCATCTGTCAGGATCTGGCGGTGGCTACCTTAATTGGTAAAATCGCCCCGCAGCTGCCCCGGCACGGCTCTACCCAGATGAGCGTCCACACCCTGCAAGGCGCACTGGAACTGAAGGAGCTGGGCTTTACCCGGGTGGTGCTGGCGCGTGAGCTGAGCCTGCCCGAGGTGGAGCATATCACAAAGCGCTGCGGCATCGAGACCGAGTGCTTCATTCACGGTGCGCTGTGCATGAGCGTGAGCGGCCAGTGCTATATGTCCGCCTTTCTGGGCGGGCGCAGCGGCAATCGCGGCTCCTGTGCGGGTCCCTGCCGCCTGCCCTTTGAAGCCAACGCCCTGCCGGAGGGCAAGCCCGGGCGGCTGCACCACCTCTCCCTCAAGGATAACTCCGCCATCGACAAGTTGGACAAGCTGCAGGCGCTTGGCGTAGCATCGGCAAAAATCGAAGGCCGTCTGCGCACACCGGAGTATGTGGCGGCGGCGGTCAGCGCCTGTCTGGCGGGCCGCGAGGGCCGCGCCTACGACCGCGACCTGCTGAAGAACGCCTTCAGCCGCTCCGGTTTCACCTCCGGCTATCTGGATGGAAAAATCGACGGCACCATGTTCGGTGTGCGCAGCGAAGCCGATGCTGAGCTGACCAAAAAGACCCTGCCCATGCTGCGCGAGCTTTACCGCCGCGAACGCTCCCGCGTGCCGGTGCAGATGAAACTGGAAATCGAGGAGGGCGGCGAAAAGCTGACCGTTGCCGATGCCGATGGCAACAAGGCCTTTGCCTATGGGGATGCCGAGCCGCAGCCTGCCCGCACCGACCCTACCGAGAGTCTGAACCGCAGCTTGGCAAAGACCGGCGGCACTCCCTTTACGGCAGAGAAGATCACCGTGGAAATGGACGGCGGGCCGTGGTTCATCCCCGGCAGTGCCGTGAACGAGCTGCGCCGGGAAGCACTGGATGCCCTGCTCAAAAAACGGGAGGTGCAGCGTCCCTGGCCTACCACCGAGGAGCACGTCGCCGCCCTGCCGCAGCGCACCCTGCCGCCCCGTCGCACCCTGCGCGCCCGGTTTGAGCGCTGGGAGCAGGTGCCGGAGCGGGCGCTTGACGGGGTGGAGTACCTCATTCTGCCCATTGCGCAGGCCGACCGTGTGCCCCGGGAGTGGCGGGCGAAAACCCTTCTGGAGCTGCCCCGGGTCATGTTCGGTGCGCTGGAGCAGGACACCGCCCGCCGCATCGCAGCCACGCAGGATGCGGGCTTTGCCGGGTACGAGGTCAGCAACATCGCCCACCTGCGGCTGTGCCGTGGCTTGCCTATGGCCGGCGGCTTCGGGCTGAACATCACCAACAACGTAGCGGCGCAGTTCTATGCAGAGCAGGGGCTTTCCAGCCTGCTCATCCTGCCGGAGGTGAAAGACAGCGATATTGCGTCCATTGCGCCCGCCCGGAACGGTAAGCCTGTGCCCACCGGCGTGATGGTCTACGGCCACATGCCGCTGATGCTCACCCGCGCTTGCCCGCTGCAAAATATCCACGACTGCGCTCACTGCGATAAGACCGGCGTGCTGACCGACCGCAAGGCCAAAAAGTTCCCGGTGCGGTGCGGCCTTGGGGTGCGCACCATCTATAACCCGGTGCCCATCTATATGGGCGATAAGCCCGGCGCACTGACGGTGGACTACGGCGTGGCCTACTTTACGCTGGAATCCCGCGAGGAGGCGGCGCAGATTCTGGACAGCATCCGCACCCACGCCCCCTTTGAGGGCGATTTTACCCGCGGCCTGTATTTTAAAGGTACGAACTAA
- the dut gene encoding dUTP diphosphatase yields MEPITVKYKVLDARAKVPAYATPGAAAADLCAVLDAPLTVAPMQRVLVPTGLAIELPGAHSVALVYARSGLSIKHGLCMANGVGVVDSDYRGELKVPMVNLGAEAYTIQPGERVAQLCIAPVYTAAFVPAEELGDTQRGVGGFGSTGK; encoded by the coding sequence ATGGAACCCATCACTGTAAAATATAAGGTACTGGATGCCCGGGCAAAGGTGCCCGCCTATGCCACCCCCGGCGCAGCTGCCGCCGACCTGTGCGCTGTGCTGGATGCACCGCTGACCGTTGCCCCCATGCAGCGGGTGCTGGTGCCCACCGGCCTTGCCATCGAGCTGCCGGGTGCCCATAGTGTGGCGCTGGTGTACGCCCGCAGCGGCCTGTCCATCAAGCACGGCCTGTGCATGGCAAACGGCGTGGGCGTGGTGGACAGCGACTATCGCGGCGAGCTGAAGGTGCCCATGGTCAATCTGGGAGCCGAGGCTTATACCATCCAGCCCGGCGAGCGGGTGGCGCAGCTGTGCATCGCTCCGGTATACACCGCCGCCTTTGTGCCCGCCGAGGAGCTGGGCGACACCCAGCGCGGCGTGGGCGGCTTTGGCTCTACCGGAAAATAA